The following are encoded in a window of Chionomys nivalis chromosome X, mChiNiv1.1, whole genome shotgun sequence genomic DNA:
- the Armcx4 gene encoding armadillo repeat-containing X-linked protein 4 isoform X1: protein MGRVIDVGWATAGLVIWAGTCYCIYRLTKGRTQSVSRFSRNGSRIETESVARVQNQTLATDEAMAGTETETRAMTVPGTGEGGEPVAEVDTEIPILVSPDTNCQAMTMLEEEIETPSGTSSLVEAMVMTEAVTFTEVTVQAKEVTMKEAVTQTDAEPEEVGKKEAVTQTKANTWAMADRAEVKKEAMTQTKAEACTFTEKETEINRVTVTQSEVLAVTKEVVKIGTMNETGIVAEATIRALEEPVSVTRTDSEARLDATVDNDGHLHDMPLIVTGVNGKSFAQPQTVAIIQNDDMMVDEADDKGNLQATSKAGSEVDTKASSQPHVVANILAESTPGARDEACDNPNDICEVEADVSACIIQPETVATIQAEATPGAVIDGGEDASVVFKTVTGADITDTDPPAITSDQTEAMPDAKVKGKGNTNATAKAGAKANTKNNLQTDALPDSGDKTRSDTNDVTKAETSIDVAFCTQPEPVANVQGDDLPDDKTKAKDNANTVPKEGAQTVAQNQGEALPNTKGKARGKAKAKCKAGAATDVKTCAQPQAGTKTQAEASSDSKVDSKSDSNTVSKAGAKADQKACGQPQPVVTCQNEALPGTKNKAKGNPNLTPKAEPGTATAGSTQTNVTSSQGETAPGAKNKVKGNRNSVPKAGAGPDATGSAQSQTAANSHSEALPGAKNKVKSNPNVVPKAEAGAGACPQSVAISQGSALTGTKTKVKGHSSAVSKPDAGAGTAGSVQAKAVANSQGETLPGSKSKAKGNSNAVPKTEAGATTTDSVQPQAEALLGAKNRGKGNSNSVPKADSGASTILALASSQAEALLGARNKARSNSNMVPKAEAGLGARGSAQSQVVVSSQNEPLLGARNKIRSNASTKSGAKTGTRSSAQPQAVVSSQNAALLGARNKGVSSLQVAAPVDNKIYARPVAGAVPTAEMVSVVAAQPNMHDYYWNGIGVEDWIAAERWIKFRFETIDGDWENSVSWTEEENAASVGPWTGANDKSGVVSSWAVACDETSIKSWTGARPENEVALGSWVSAGDQASGGLWAGAQVNEGAWVGDKVSGGSWTGVENQISAGSWVVSGNQAIAGPWAVSQVTDGSWPAVQASGVSWILDQATGTWTVADNQAAGVSWAGAGNIVSIGYWTGAVDQTNAVAWTGTVDQAGGEAKPRFEDQASEKATWAGAVAQPSGESRLGPEDQSSGRSWAETTDQASAASRLGTVDPSAGAVWPGTGDQAGGVSTSGAADQSSGSWAGARNQSWTGTGDQSDGGSKPGFENQTGGGGSWTGTIGQATGGSKSVPEDQSAGRSWANSGDQLSGGFLVGPLDQANAESQPGSGELTAGGVDQSSGGGCWVGSGDQSGGESRMGSRDQSNAESWPGPGDQTGGWYCTYTSSQTIGGGSWSGASGQDVGGSKPVQVNQSSSGSWLGTGTQVSGVSWTGDQVGGCSKPGFEDQTMGGGFWTGAGEQTTAGSRPAVSEDQSSGGVSWGGAGGHVVGGSWVGSVDQTKSGFEDQACGGSSWPGAGNQTSGESWPGSKSSNEASGGSRLDTQDQASGRFLVSAEVEANEGFWFGPGSEAFIGSWCWTEEATILPVAGFKDETSDSTTSGTREESIIGSGLTDEKKPSTESWTRSEETALTGACVGGEAATVTGAEADVDTEAKVGTEAGAGPEAGAETEPAAVVGVETKAEAGAAAVAAPESETGAEAAPRVEAGAGSEAGTGFWSWDGDAATKGSRLGAEAEAGVGGGTEAEAGTENGMGFWFWDGDAATKGSKLGVQAEAEVGIGTGAGAGTGAGVGTGGGAGGGAGAGAEAEAVTETSMGFWFWDGNAASKGSRLGAEAEAGVGAGTEAVSESVAETSMEFWSWDGDAASKGSRLGTEAGAGVVAETGAETRMGFWFWNEDSTTKGSKLETEAGAGVVAEGGTETRMELWSWEGDAASKGSRLGTEVEAGLGSWTFSTNVNDDDDEEEELSRESSPGIEEISLRNLFGADNEDSNDLKSTNENDANSESGTGDKASTADGVDIRSWFCTGNENRCDGDESTSQVKAKRSAEPSDFYPSMVPGAGMGVWDGTLVCSESKLLHQSSFPGEDGFRKQAGAGERVHSCNCRCRRDANLDPEDLERLICMIEMTEDPSVHEIATNALYNSADYPYPQEIDRNIGGISVIQSLLSNPHPTVRQKALNALNNISVAAENHRTVKTYLSQVCEDTVTYPLNSNVQVAGLRLIKHLTITSEYQHMVTNYISEFLRLLAMGSGETKDHVLGMLVNFSKNPSMTKDLLIANAPTALINIFSKKETKENILNALLLFENINRHFKKRAKTYPQDRFSKSSLYFLFQRPKACAKKLRALAADCSDPEVKERVEVLINKL, encoded by the coding sequence ATGGGCCGCGTTATAGACGTGGGCTGGGCAACTGCAGGACTAGTGATCTGGGCTGGAACCTGTTACTGCATTTACAGATTAACCAAGGGAAGAACTCAGAGTGTGAGCAGATTTTCCAGAAATGGGTCCAGAATCGAGACGGAGAGTGTGGCTAGGGTACAGAACCAGACCTTGGCCACAGATGAAGCCATGGCTGGAACAGAAACTGAGACTAGAGCCATGACTGTACCAGGAACTGGAGAAGGAGGTGAGCCTGTGGCTGAAGTAGACACCGAGATCCCTATTCTAGTTAGTCCTGATACCAACTGTCAGGCCATGACGATGCTTGAGGAAGAGATAGAGACTCCCTCTGGGACTAGTTCCTTGGTGGAAGCAATGGTCATGACAGAGGCAGTGACTTTCACTGAAGTCACAGTCCAAGCCAAGGAGGTGACCATGAAAGAGGCAGTCACACAAACTGATGCTGAGCCTGAGGAAGTAGGCAAGAAAGAGGCAGTGACTCAGACCAAAGCTAACACTTGGGCAATGGCTGACAGGGCAGAGGTCAAGAAAGAAGCAATGACCCAGACCAAAGCAGAAGCTTGTACAttcactgaaaaagaaacagagattaACAGAGTAACAGTGACGCAGAGTGAGGTCTTGGCAGTGACCaaggaagtagtcaagattggaACCATGAATGAGACTGGAATCGTGGCAGAAGCCACGATAAGAGCACTGGAAGAGCCTGTGAGCGTGACTAGGACTGACTCTGAGGCTAGACTTGATGCCACAGTTGACAATGATGGACATCTCCATGATATGCCCCTCATCGTGACTGGAGTGAACGGGAAGTCCTTTGCGCAGCCTCAGACTGTGGCCATAATCCAAAACGATGACATGATGGTTGATGAGGCTGATGACAAGGGGAATCTTCAAGCCACATCTAAGGCAGGCTCTGAGGTAGATACAAAGGCTTCTTCTCAGCCTCATGTTGTTGCTAACATTCTGGCTGAATCCACGCCAGGGGCAAGGGATGAGGCTTGCGATAATCCAAATGACATTTGTGAAGTGGAGGCAGATGTGAGCGCCTGCATAATACAGCCTGAGACTGTGGCCACAATACAGGCTGAGGCAACACCTGGTGCCGTGATTGATGGCGGAGAAGATGCCAGTGTTGTATTTAAGACAGTGACTGGTGCAGACATAACTGATACAGATCCTCCAGCTATAACCAGTGATCAGACTGAAGCCATGCCTGATGCCAAGGTTAAGGGCAAAGGTAATACCAATGCCACAGCTAAAGCAGGGGCCAAGGCAAACACAAAAAACAACTTGCAGACTGATGCCTTGCCTGATTCCGGGGATAAAACCAGAAGTGATACCAATGACGTGACCAAGGCAGAGACTAGTATAGATGTGGCTTTTTGTACTCAGCCCGAGCCTGTGGCCAATGTTCAGGGTGATGACTTGCCTGATGACAAAACCAAGGCTAAAGACAATGCCAATACCGTACCTAAGGAAGGAGCTCAGACTGtggcccagaaccagggtgaAGCCTTACCTAATACTAAAGGTAAGGCTAGAGGCAAAGCCAAAGCCAAGTGTAAAGCGGGAGCTGCGACGGACGTGAAAACCTGTGCACAGCCTCAAGCTGGGACCAAAACCCAAGCCGAGGCCTCGTCTGATTCCAAGGTTGATAGCAAAAGTGACTCGAATACCGTTTCTAAAGCAGGGGCGAAGGCAGACCAGAAAGCATGTGGTCAGCCGCAGCCTGTGGTCACTTGCCAGAATGAGGCCTTGCCTGGTACTAAGAATAAGGCCAAGGGCAATCCAAACCTTACGCCTAAGGCAGAGCCTGGGACAGCTACAGCAGGCTCTACCCAGACTAATGTGACCAGTTCCCAGGGTGAAACCGCACCTGGTGCCAAGAATAAGGTCAAGGGTAATCGTAATTCTGTGCCTAAAGCAGGGGCTGGGCCAGATGCTACGGGTTCTGCCCAGTCCCAGACTGCAGCCAATTCCCACAGTGAGGCCTTACCTGGTGCCAAGAATAAGGTTAAGAGCAATCCCAATGTTGTGCCTAAGGCAGAGGCTGGGGCGGGTGCCTGTCCCCAGTCTGTGGCCATTTCCCAGGGTAGTGCCTTGACCGGTACCAAGACTAAGGTCAAGGGGCATTCTAGTGCTGTATCTAAACCAGATGCTGGGGCAGGTACAGCGGGCTCTGTCCAGGCCAAGGCTGTGGCCAATTCCCAGGGCGAGACCTTACCTGGTTCCAAGAGTAAGGCTAAGGGTAATTCTAATGCCGTGCCTAAGACAGAAGCTGGGGCAACTACAACGGACTCTGTTCAACCCCAGGCTGAGGCCTTGCTTGGTGCCAAAAATAGGGGCAAAGGCAATTCCAATTCTGTGCCTAAGGCAGATTCTGGGGCAAGTACAATACTGGCTTTGGCTTCTTCCCAGGCTGAGGCCTTGCTTGGTGCCAGAAATAAGGCCAGGAGTAATTCCAACATGGTGCCTAAAGCAGAGGCTGGGTTGGGTGCAAGGGGCTCTGCCCAGTCCCAGGTTGTGGTCAGTTCCCAGAATGAACCTTTGCTGGGTGCCAGGAATAAGATTAGGTCCAATGCTAGTACTAAATCAGGAGCCAAAACAGGGACGAGGAGCTCTGCTCAGCCCCAGGCTGTGGTCAGTTCCCAGAACGCAGCCCTGCTTGGAGCTAGGAATAAGGGTGTGTCCAGTTTGCAGGTAGCAGCCCCTGTAGACAATAAGATTTATGCGAGGCCGGTCGCAGGTGCTGTGCCTACTGCAGAAATGGTGAGCGTGGTAGCTGCTCAGCCTAACATGCACGATTATTACTGGAATGGGATTGGTGTCGAGGACTGGATTGCTGCTGAGCGGTGGATCAAATTTAGATTTGAGACCATAGATGGAGACTGGGAGAATAGTGTGTCCTGGACCGAGGAGGAGAATGCAGCCAGTGTTGGACCCTGGACTGGGGCTAATGATAAGTCTGGTGTTGTTAGTTCCTGGGCCGTGGCTTGTGATGAGACGAGCATCAAGTCCTGGACTGGGGCTAGGCCTGAGAACGAGGTTGCTCTTGGGTCCTGGGTAAGTGCTGGTGACCAGGCCAGTGGAGGTCTCTGGGCAGGAGCTCAGGTTAATGAGGGGGCCTGGGTTGGGGACAAGGTCAGTGGAGGTTCCTGGACTGGGGTCGAGAACCAGATCAGTGCAGGTTCTTGGGTTGTCTCTGGAAACCAGGCCATTGCAGGGCCTTGGGCTGTGAGTCAGGTCACTGATGGGTCATGGCCTGCAGTCCAGGCCAGTGGAGTGTCGTGGATTTTGGACCAGGCTACTGGGACCTGGACTGTGGCTGATAACCAGGCTGCTGGAGTGTCTTGGGCTGGAGCTGGCAACATAGTTAGTATTGGATACTGGACTGGGGCTGTAGACCAGACCAATGCGGTGGCCTGGACAGGGACTGTTGATCAGGCTGGTGGTGAGGCCAAGCCAAGATTTGAAGATCAGGCCAGTGAAAAGGCGACCTGGGCTGGAGCTGTTGCCCAGCCCAGTGGAGAGTCCAGGTTGGGACCCGAGGATCAGTCCAGTGGAAGGTCTTGGGCTGAGACCACAGACCAAGCCAGTGCAGCATCCAGGCTTGGGACCGTAGATCCATCTGCTGGTGCAGTCTGGCCTGGCACTGGGGACCAGGCTGGTGGCGTATCTACATCAGGGGCTGCAGACCAGTCTAGTGGGTCTTGGGCTGGCGCTAGGAATCAGTCCTGGACTGGGACTGGTGATCAGTCTGATGGTGGATCCAAACCTGGTTTTGAGAACCAGACTGGTGGTGGAGGGTCTTGGACTGGCACTATTGGCCAGGCCACTGGAGGGTCCAAGTCAGTGCCTGAGGATCAGTCTGCTGGAAGATCATGGGCAAATTCTGGAGACCAACTCAGTGGAGGGTTCCTGGTTGGGCCTTTGGACCAGGCCAATGCAGAATCTCAGCCTGGGTCTGGAGAACTGACTGCTGGTGGAGTAGATCAGTCCAGTGGAGGAGGATGCTGGGTAGGCTCCGGGGACCAGTCTGGTGGAGAATCTAGGATGGGGTCCAGGGACCAGTCCAATGCAGAGTCTTGGCCTGGCCCTGGAGATCAGACCGGTGGATGGTACTGCACTTACACTTCGAGTCAGACCATTGGAGGAGGCTCCTGGAGTGGGGCCAGTGGTCAGGATGTTGGAGGGTCGAAGCCAGTGCAGGTGAACCAGTCTAGTAGCGGGTCCTGGCTTGGCACTGGGACTCAGGTCAGTGGTGTGTCGTGGACTGGTGATCAGGTTGGTGGCTGTTCCAAACCTGGATTTGAGGATCAGACCATGGGAGGAGGATTCTGGACTGGTGCTGGAGAGCAGACCACTGCAGGGTCCAGGCCAGCTGTGTCTGAGGATCAGTCTAGTGGAGGAGTTTCCTGGGGTGGAGCTGGTGGTCATGTCGTTGGAGGGTCCTGGGTTGGGTCTGTGGATCAGACTAAATCTGGATTTGAAGATCAAGCATGTGGAGGAAGCTCTTGgcctggtgctgggaaccagactagTGGAGAATCTTGGCCTGGATCTAAGTCTAGTAATGAAGCCAGTGGAGGATCTAGGTTAGATACTCAAGACCAGGCCAGTGGGAGATTCCTTGTCAGTGCTGAGGTGGAGGCCAATGAAGGATTTTGGTTTGGGCCTGGGAGTGAGGCCTTTATAGGGTCTTGGTGCTGGACAGAGGAGGCTACTATTTTGCCTGTAGCTGGTTTTAAAGATGAGACCAGTGACTCCACCACGTCAGGGACTAGGGAAGAAAGCATCATTGGTTCTGGGTTGACGGATGAAAAGAAGCCAAGTACCGAGTCCTGGACCAGATCTGAGGAGACAGCTTTGACAGGCGCATGTGTTGGAGGTGAGGCTGCCACCGTGACTGGAGCTGAGGCTGATGTTGACACAGAGGCCAAGGTTGGAACTGAGGCTGGAGCTGGGCCTGAGGCTGGAGCGGAGACAGAGCCTGCGGCAGTGGTGGGAGTGGAGACTAAGGCAGAGGCTGgggcagcagctgtggctgcacCTGAGTCTGAGACTGGTGCTGAGGCTGCTCCTAGAGTTGAGGCAGGTGCTGGGTCAGAAGCTGGAACGGGGTTTTGGTCCTGGGATGGAGATGCAGCCACTAAAGGGTCTAGGCTTGgggctgaggcagaggctggagttgggggagggactgaGGCCGAAGCTGGGACAGAGAATGGCATGGGATTTTGGTTCTGGGATGGAGATGCAGCTACTAAAGGATCTAAGCTTGGAGTTCAGGCAGAAGCTGAGGTTGGAATTGGGACAGGAGCAGGGGCAGGGACAGGGGCAGGGGTAGGgacagggggaggggcagggggaggggcaggagcaggGGCAGAGGCCGAAGCTGTGACTGAGACCAGCATGGGATTTTGGTTCTGGGATGGGAATGCAGCCTCTAAAGGATCTAGGCTtggggctgaggctgaggctggagttGGAGCAGGGACTGAGGCTGTGTCTGAATCTGTGGCTGAGACCAGCATGGAATTTTGGTCCTGGGATGGAGATGCAGCCTCTAAAGGGTCTAGACTTGGGactgaggctggggctggagtcGTGGCCGAGACAGGGGCTGAGACCAGAatggggttttggttttggaaTGAAGACTCAACCACCAAAGGGTCGAAGCTTGAGactgaggctggggctggagttgTTGCAGAGGGTGGGACTGAAACCAGAATGGAACTTTGGTCCTGGGAAGGAGATGCAGCCTCTAAAGGGTCTAGGCTTGGGACAGAGGTAGAGGCTGGCTTAGGGTCTTGGACTTTTTCTACGAAtgtaaatgatgatgatgatgaagaggaggagCTAAGTAGAGAATCCAGCCCTGGTATTGAAGAGATCAGTCTAAGAAACTTGTTTGGGGCTGACAATGAGGACAGTAATGACCTCAAATCTACAAATGAAAACGATGCCAATTCTGAATCTGGGACTGGGGATAAGGCCAGCACTGCTGATGGAGTTGACATACGGTCTTGGTTCTGTACTGGTAATGAAAACAGATGTGACGGTGATGAATCTACATCTCAGGTGAAAGCCAAAAGGTCAGCTGAACCAAGCGACTTTTATCCATCCATGGTCCCTGGGGCAGGAATGGGTGTATGGGATGGAACCCTAGTTTGTTCAGAAAGCAAGCTATTACACCAAAGCAGCTTTCCCGGTGAAGATGGCTTCAGAAAGCAAGCCGGTGCCGGAGAAAGGGTGCATTCCTGCAACTGCCGCTGTAGACGGGATGCTAATCTGGACCCGGAAGATCTTGAAAGACTCATTTGCATGATTGAAATGACTGAAGATCCTTCTGTTCATGAAATAGCCACGAATGCATTGTATAATAGTGCTGATTATCCTTATCCCCAGGAAATTGATCGGAATATAGGTGGAATTTCAGTTATCCAAAGCTTACTGAGTAATCCCCACCCTACTGTCCGGCAAAAGGCTTTAAATGCTTTGAATAACATCTCAGTTGCTGCTGAAAACCACAGAACGGTTAAGACATATTTAAGTCAAGTATGTGAAGATACTGTTACCTATCCCTTAAATTCAAATGTGCAAGTAGCTGGACTAAGACTGATAAAACACCTGACTATTACTAGTGAATATCAGCATATGGTTACCAATTATATTTCAGAATTTCTCCGTTTGTTGGCTATGGGAAGTGGAGAAACTAAAGACCATGTTTTGGGAATGCTTGTGAATTTCTCTAAAAATCCATCCATGACAAAAGACTTGCTCATTGCCAATGCACCAACAGCACTGATTAACATTTTTAGCAAGAAGGAGACAAAAGAGAATATTCTTAATgctcttttactttttgaaaatataaatcgtcattttaaaaaaagagcaaaaacttATCCCCAAGACAGGTTCAGTAAAAgttccctttatttcctctttcaaCGACCTAAAGCCTGTGCCAAGAAACTTAGGGCCTTAGCAGCAGATTGTAGTGACCCAGAGGTGAAAGAAAGAGTTGAGGTGTtaataaataaactctga